The sequence below is a genomic window from Cobetia sp. cqz5-12.
CTCTGTTCCGAGGTGAAGACCAAGGCCACCAATGGAGTGTCCACGCCCATTAGTTCGGCAATTGCCGACTGCGAGAAGGATCGGACAAGTCGATTGGCTAAGACGCTGGTGTGGCTTAAAGAGCGTGCACTTCACGAAAATCTGGGTACCACAACCGTCGCTCACCTCGAGCGGTTCATCCAGGCCACCGACCACCCCGAAGCTCAGAAGCACTTCCGGGCCGTTGCGGTTGTATGTGGGAGCATCGTGGATGAAGAGCTCGCAGATACCCCCGACGAAGAGCCCTCGGATCACACAGTAGTTGTGATCGCCGTTCCAGAGCTGAAGCAGCGCTACGAGGAGGTCTTCGATGCCGTTCACGAGAGCGTCACGGAAACTGGGGGCGGCGCATGAGGGAGATCCTGGCTAAGTGGGTGAGCGACGCTGATGCCCTTCATCATGTGGAGAGATTTGGCTCTCCACAGCTGCCGTTGCAGCTAAGCTACGTACGCTCTCGAGGCGACGACTACTACATCTCACTTGTTGGCGAGCTCTTCGACCGACTCAATGAGCCTTACAACGATGCTGTCGACTGGCTGCGGTTAGGCAACGCGATCACTCAGGCAGGCGGCATCGGTGGCGACGACCAGGCAACGGCTTATCGCGGAATTCTGGAGCCGGAAGCCGCTGTCCTCGCGGCAGCAGCGTTTTACTTTGGAGGCTACTCAGCTTCTGCATATCTCACTCTCAAGACGGCGAACCCGGATGCCCTCGGTGAGATTCAGCAAGCGTGCTATGAGCTTCTCGCAAGGCCATCTACGATTAAGTCTACACGTGTGAGCGCCCTCGTTGGTGCCGTGCTAAGGGGTAACCTAGACGCCATACGGGAACAGAGCAATCAGGCTGCGGAGATGGAGGAATCTGCGCTGAATATTGATCCCGATGAATGGGTGGGATGGCGTCTTTTCCGGCGGATACTCTCCAGATTCGAGGAGACAAACATCCGTGCCGTCCTTCCAGATGGCGCATCAGAATTTTGGGATCCTCTTGTTCGGTCTTTCCTCAACCGAAACCCGCCAGTATGGGACTTCTTCCCTTCGCAGGTCGACGCGATCAAAAGTGGGTTGCTGGGAGGTGATAACTCTTACTCTATCCAGATGCCGACCGGCGCAGGAAAGACGGCGCTTTCGGAGACGCTGCTTTTTTACCACCTAAACCAGCACCCGGAGGATGTGGCAATCCTGCTCGTTCCATATCGGTCCCTAGCGGCGGAGCTACGCGGCAGCCTCGTCAAGCGCTTAGCTCACATGGGGCTCCCGGCCCGGTGCGTGTACGGTGGCACTGTGCCTACTGGAGACGAGATACGAAATCTGGACAATACGCGGGCGATCGTCGCGACGCCAGAGGCGTTGTCGGGTTTGCTTAGCACGGAACCGGACTTCTTCGCCCGTGTTTCCCTCGTTATCTGCGATGAGGGTCACCTCCTCGATGGCGAGGCCCGTGGAGTAGGGTTGGAGTTGCTGCTTGCCCGAATGCGAGCCCGCGAGATCGGCCCGCCCAAGTTCGTCTTCGTTTCAGCCATCGTCCCTAACATCGAGGAGATCAATACGTGGCTGGATGGAACGGATGAAACCGTAGTCCGCAGCGACTACCGTCCGGCTCTCGCTGAATTCGCAGTGCTTAAGGTGGCTGGAAAGAACTCAAGCACTAGAGTGGCACTACAGCTTCATCCGCATCACGCAGCATCCTCGTTCTCAATTGAGCACTTTCTGAGCCACGATGACTTTCGCTATCGCAATACCTCGACAGGCCGGCTGAATACATATTCGTTCAACTCCGTTAAGACCCAGGCTATTGCCGCGGCACGAAAGGCGCTATCGATGGGTGCGGTTGCCGTATTCGCGGCCAACAAGAGGGGCAACCAGGGGGCTGTAGGTCTCGCGAGTGAGCTTCTGGTCCAGTTGGCACATCCACTGCAAGTGCCCACACCCATGCAGTATGTTCAAGACGTAGCGAAGCTCCAGGCCGCGGTCGAGTACTTCACACTCGAGTACGGCGCTTCATGGGTTGGAACGCGAGCTCTTGATGCGGGGGCCGTTCTGCATCATGGGGATATTCCTCAGGAAAGCAGAGAGGTCGTCGAAGCCTTAGTTCGCGCGGGGGACGTTCGACTGGCGATATGCACTAGCACGCTGGCTGAGGGCGTCAACTTGCCGATCAGGACTTTGGTTTTGTACTCAGTACAACGTCGTAGCCCAAATGGGGCCCCTGAGAACCTGCTCGCGCGAGATATCAAGAACCTAGTCGGACGAGCGGGACGTGCGGGAGCAACCACCAAGGGCCTCGTTATTTGCGCCAACCCTAGACAGTGGCCTTTGGTAGCTCCCGTTGCTCAGCAGCAACCAGGAGAGCGCGTTAACGGAGCGCTACTCGAGCTGATGCGTCGCCTGCAGTCTGCTCTGAACCAGCACAACCTTACTCTCACGAACGACATTCTAGAGGGAGAGACCGCGCTGCATACCTTGATCGATGGCATAGACTCGACTCTCATCGATCTCGCCGCAGAGGAGCTTGGGGAGGACGAACTGGTTCGGATCGCTGCGGATCTGTCAATTCAGACCTTTGCGGCTCGCCAGGCCGAGCCCGACACAACCGACTTTATGAAACAGGTCTTCGAGCTGCGCGCTCAACGGGTTGCCGAGATCAAGCAGGCTGGACGACTGGTCTGGATCCGAGAAACAGGAACGAGTGCGCGAATGCTTGAGTCTGTTGAGACCAAGCTGCTGCCCATGCGGGAGCGGTGGGATGACATTGAGGTCCCTACGGATCCCGAACTGGCTGAGGTTCTGCTGACATGGGCATGGGACCTTCCAGAGATGGCTGAAGCGGTCAAGGAGCTGTACCGAGGCGTTCCGCCTGTGCGCTCGGAGTTCATTCGGGTATTAGAAGGATGGATCGATGGCCAGCCGTTGATCGAGTTAGCACGACGAGCGGGCATTGACATCGACGAAATGCTAGGCGTTCACGCCAGGGTAATTAGCTACGTACTTCAGGTCGCGGTTGAACAGGGCGTCGGCCTACTCAAGAAGCTACTCGAGGCGGGCGATCGCGAACTGGCACAAGCCGTCGTCGACTTTCCCGAGCACCTGCGTTTCGGTGTCCCGACGGCGGCAGCGAAGGTGCTTGCGGCCGGCGGTGTCCGGCATCGTCGAGCTGCGGTCGCGCTCGGCCGAAGCCCCGAGCTTGGGACGCTGGTTGACCGCGCAGCGGTGTTTTCCACTGCTCGACACCTGCTCGATGACCGGGAGCAGTGGCTGCCAGCGATGGGGCGACTGGTGCTGGAGAACACGCTAGAGGATCTGCAAAATCCAAGTATATTCGATGATGAGTAATAGATTCCCACGAGATGAGCGTTATAAGCTGAGCGTTATATTAGGCTACGGATAAATGCCCGCTTTTGGCTTTAAGTGCTCAGCATGCCTTTGAGAGAAGCAATCTTGCGCCCCTCATAGGCATGCTGTTCGAAAGAGGGAGGCTCGTGAGCGGTACACCAGTGGTACACACACCAGCTTCGTATGCTATCCTCAAATTTCGCTAACCTACTGATTCCAAAGAACTGTACCTTTCGCTCGATTACGGTTGCTTTTCCTTGTGTGTCAGTAACTTACTGTTTTAAAAGCGAACTAATAATCCCCTAGTCTGATCCTAAAGGATGCAGCCGACCAATTTTCTCCAGTCTTATTCTCCCCCAGCCAAGCCCCCGTACGTCCCCTTGAAATACAACAACGGCCGCGCTGTCCCCGCAACATCCAGATTCATTCCTTTCACTTCTCCGATCACGATCAGGTGATCACCTGCCGGGTACTCAGCGTGAATCTTGCAGTCGAGCCAGTGTAGGCTGTCATTGATCACCGGGTTACCGAGGGGGGAGAGTTGCCAGTCGATGCCTTGCCATTTGTCTGCGCCACGCATGGCGAACTGGTTGGAGACGTGGCTCTGCTCGCTGGAGAGAATGTTGACGGCGAAGCGCTCTGCCTGGCGGATCTTCGGGTAGCTGAAGGAGCTTGCCTTGACGCTGAAGGAGACCAGAGGCGGATTCATCGAGACGCTGTAGAACGACTGACAGGTGAAGCCGATCGGCTCGTCGTCGACCTGGGTGGTGATGATGGTGATGCCGGAGGCGAAGTGGCCGAGGGCTTCACGGAAACTGGCGGGGTCGATGGTGGTGTCAGCTTTGGTTTCAGTATCGGAGAGTGACATGGCAGGTCCTGCAAGATTAGGGGAGGTGGTAACAATCAGCCGTGGGGGAGGGGCTGCAGCGATATCGTGGGACTGAGAGTTTGAGTGACAAGGGTGAGAGTGATGAAAAAATGGCCGTCGTGAATCCTTCACGATGGCCATTTTTGTTTGCGGCGGTGTCCGCCGCAGCGGCTTCCACTCTTGAGCACTATCGTCGGGCCAACTCGGGTCGGTACTAGCCTGGCGCTATCTGTCAGTGCTGTGTCCGGGCCCGCTCTATGCATTGGCCAGTTCAGTGTCTCGGCAAGCGATCAGCGCTGTGCTTCGAGTTCCTTGCGCACGATGGCGGCGCCGGCGCTGAGTGCTTGCAGCTTGCCGCGGGCGACTTCACGGGAGAGCGGAGCCATGCCGCAGTTGGTGCAGGGGTAGAGCTTGTCGGCATCCACGAACTTAAGCGCCTTGCGCAGGGTCTCGGCGACTTCTTCCGGTGTCTCGATGGTGTTGTTGGCGACATCGATGGCGCCGACCATGACCTTCTTGCCACGGATCAGCTCGATCAGCTCCATCGGCACGTGGGAGTTGTGGCATTCCAGCGAGACGATATCGATGTTGGATTGCTGAAGCTTGGGGAAGGCTTCTTCGTACTGACGCCATTCGGAGCCCAGGGTGCTCTTCCAGTCGGTGTTGGCCTTGATGCCGTAGCCGTAACAGATGTGGACGGCGGTCTCGCACTTGAGGCCTTCGATCGCACGCTCCAGCGTGGCGATGCCCCATTCATTCACTTCATCGAAGAACACGTTGAAGGCCGGTTCATCGAACTGGATGATGTCGACGCCTGCCGCTTCAAGTTCCTTGGCTTCCTCGTTGAGGATCTTGGCGAATTCCCACGCCAGCTTCTCGCGGCTCTTGTAATGGCCATCGAAGAGGGTGTCGACCATGGTCATCGGTCCCGGCAGTGCCCACTTGATCGGTTGATCGGTCTGCGAGCGCAGGAACTTGGCATCTTCGACGAACACCGGCTTCTGGCGGGAGACCGGGCCGACAACGGACGGCACGCTGGCTTCGTAGCGATCACGGATCTTGACGGTTTCGCGCTTCTCGAAATCCACACCATTCAGGTGCTCGATGAAGGTGGTGACGAAGTGCTGACGCGATTGCTCGCCATCGCTGACGATGTCGATCCCGGCATGCTGCTGTTCCTGCAGGGAGACGCGCAGGGCATCCTGCTTGCCCGCGACCAGTGCCTCACCTTCGAGTTTCCAGGGGGACCAGAGGGCCTCCGGTTCGGCGAGCCAGGACGGTTTCGGCAGGCTGCCAGCGGTGGAGGTCGGGAGTAATCTCGTCATGATGAATAACCTTGTCCTTGGAATGGTTCAGATAGCGAATGTCGTTCGTCGATCAGCGCGCGCTGTTTGCGGATTGATGTGCTGAACAATGATGAATTTATCGGTTGGCGGACCAGTTGGCGGACCACTGCTCGAGCAGGTTCTGGTAGGGCTTGATGAAGCTCTCTTCCACGAACTTGCCCTGCTCGATGGCGAGCTGGCTGCGCTCTTCGCGGTCGTACACGATGCGCGTCAGTGAATGGTCCTGCTGCTTCAGGCTCGCCTGATAGGATTTACCGGCCACGGAATTGGCGTTGTAGACCTCAGGACGATAGATCTTCTGGAAGGTGTCCATGGTGCTGATGGTGCTGATCAGTTCCAGATTGCTGTAATCGTTGAGCAGGTCGCCGGTGTGGTAGAAGGCCAGCGGCGCAACGCTGCCCGGCGGCATGAAGTAGCGCACCTTCAGGCCCATCTTGTTGAAGTACTCATCGGTCAGGGAATCATCATCCTGGCGATATTCCACCCCGAGGATCGGGTGCACGTTCTCGGTCTGCTCATAGGTCTTGGTGGTCGAGACGCTGATGCAGATGACCGGCGGCTTCTTGAAGCATTCCTTGTAGGCAGCAGAACCCACGAAGGCCTGGAACAGATTGCCGTGCAGTACGCCGAACTGCTCCGGCACGCTGAAGGAGTCCTTGCCCTTGTTGTGCTCCAGCAGTCGCACGCTGAAGTCATAATCGCGCACGTAGGACGAGAAGTTGTTGCCGGTCACGCCGTCAATGCGCTGATTCGTCAGGTGGTCGACGATGGTGGTCTGCAGGATCTCGATGATCGGCAGGGCATTGTCGGAACGGGCGGCATCGAGATTCAGCTCGACGGAGATGATGTCCAGCTCGACGGAGTAACGGTCGCCCTTGGGGTTGTCCCAGTTGGCCAGCGCATTGAATCGGTTGTTGATCATGTTCAGCGTGTTGCGCAGGTTCTGCTGACGGCTCTCACCCCGCGCCAGGTTGGCGAAATTGGTGGTCAGGCGGGTGTTTTCCGCCGGAACGTAGTTCTCGTCGAAGCGCAGACTGTTGATGCTGAAACCGAATTCGTTGCTCATGGCGTTCACCCTGATCCTGAGAGAGAAAATTCACTGTGTCGTCGACATCTTCCCGTGATCTTTCAGGCGTCTCGTGAGCGGGTTGCTCTCTCTGAGAACGCATCCATGCCGGGAGAGGCACGCTGCTCGCCATCACGTTCCATGTGCTGGCTGTGAAGTGCAGCGTCATGGGAAGTCTTCATCAACGATCTGATGCAGGTGAGTATCCATTTCAGGGCTTCATGAGACAAACTGGATTTTTTAATATTCAAGTTGAGTGAAATTCATGATGGTGGCGAGCGTCATGTTTGCCGCTGAGAAAGCAGGCGAGACGAGCGGAGGAGGCGGGCTCAGCAAGTGCGCAATGTGAGCCGCAGAGACGTTGACGTGAGGAGTGGGTAAGAGGGGTAGGAGGGGAAAGAATGGAAAACACAAGCTAGCCCAAACTTCCGCTCGGGCCAGCTGGTGTGGCAGGCACCTGACGCTTCAGAGCACGACATCCTCATGCACTCTTCATGCTCTTCACACTCGGCCATGAAGATGCAGCTGGTTCATGAGGCGAGCGGCTGATGATTAGGCGCGACCAGGCCATGACGGCGCATGCGGCGGTAGATAGTGGGTCGCGAGACGCCGAGTTGGCGGGCAACCTGGCTGATGTTCCAGTCCGTGTGGCGCAACAGCTCGAGCAATTCGCCTGCCTCTGTCCCAGCCTCCGCAGATGTGAACGTTGGAGAGCCAGTGCTTGAGGAACCGCTGGATGCAACGAGGGAGGAAGCGGCAAATGGGCTGGTAGTCCCGCAGGCACTGCCGGTGTTGGCCTGGCAGATCTCCGGAAGATCATGCAGGGTGATTTCATCGCCTTCCGCGGTGGCCATCGCGAAGGCAATCGCATTGCGCAGTTGGCGTATGTTGCCCGGCCAGTGATGACTCAGCAGCGCACTGATGGTATCGGCGCGCAGGTGGAGTGACTGTTCACGTTCGGCTTGCAGTTCCGCATGCAGCTTGCGAATGAGGTAGTGACGATCGGCACGTTCGCGCAGTGCGGGTAACAGGAGTTCGGCGCCGTTGAGTCGGTAGTAGAGGTCTTCGCGGAATTGCCCGCTGGCGATCAGCTCCGTGACATCACGATGGGTGGCAGTGATGACGCGAATATCCACCTTGATGGGTGTCTCGGCCCCCAGTGGTGACACCTCTCGCTCGGCGAGCACGCGCAGCAGGCGCGACTGGAGCGGCAGCGGCATGTCACCGATCTCATCCAGAAACAGCGTGCCGCCGTCGGCCTGTTGGATCAGGCCACGCATGCCCTTGGGCCTTCCTCCCGTGAAGGCGCCCGGCAGATAGCCGAAGAGTTCACTTTCAATCAGCGATTCCGGAATGGCGGCGCAGTTCACCGCCACGAAGGGTGCCTTGGCGCGTGGTCCGCTGTCATGCAGCGCCCGCGCCAACACTTCCTTGCCGGTCCCCGTCTCGCCACGAATCAGGATGCTCACGTTTTCATGGCGCATTCGGCGCGCCAGCTTGAGCAGCCGGTGCATGGAAGGGTCATCTCCCGCGAGCTGGTCCAGCTCGGGCACCGGGTCATCCTGCTGGCTGACGGTGGGGATAGCCTTCACCGGATAGCCGCGCGGCTCGATCAGGGTCACGAAGACGGTGGCATCGTCCGCCCGCAGGCGGAATGCACGAATCTGATCCCGGTTGGCGTGCGGGATGCTCAGCAGCTCATTAAGCTCTCCATCGAACAGTTGCGTGACGGCGGGCAGGGTGGAGACCGTCCACGGTGGCCAGCGTTCAAGATGCGCATCTATCAGGCGTCGGCCCTCGTGATTGGCGGCGATCACCTTGCCATCTTCCTGAATGGCAAACAGGCCCCGACCATTCAGGTGCACGAATTCCCGTGCCGTGTCGAAGCGCAGGATCAGGCAATCCCGATAGCGATGCAGGAAGTACGCATCCTCGATCATGCGGGCATGCAGGGTGACGAGGGAGAGCGCAAAGGTCTGGCTCTCCTGCGGGCGGGGCGACTTCAGCGCCGAGATGTCGAGGGCGGCGATCACACGCCCCTGGGGATCGGTGATGGGGGCTGCGGTGCAGGTCAGGTCGATGTGGGTAGCATCGAAGTGCTCACGCTGATGGCAGGTGACGGCTGCGCCATCGTGCAGACAGGTGCCCGCCGCCGAGGTGCCGGCATAGCGCTCGTTCCAGTCCGAGCCGAGATAGAGGCCCGCGCGCCGCAGCTCACTCAATTGATCACGTTGGCCCCGGAAATCCACCGCAATACCGCGTTGATCGGTGAGGATCAGCGCATAGCCATGTTGTGCGATCTGACTATAGAGCCGCTCCACCCCGGCACGCGCCACGTGCAGCAGCTCATCCGCCGATTCCTGATGATCGCGCAGCGCCTGCTGGGTGAGAACGCGGACGGGGCGAGGGCGGCTGGGGTCGAGCTGATATTCCTCCAGACAGCGCTGCCAGGAACGACGGATGACGTCGCGCTGCGTCTCGGGGAAGACGTCGCGTCCTTCGCCCAGTTGCATCAGGGTCCGGATATGCTGCCGCTTGTCGGGCTGCATCGTTTCGAGTTGGCGGATCATGGCTGCCTCGGCGCTGGCCGTCTCGGGACGGCTCTTTTGGTAGTGGCTATGGCGCTTGTGAAAGTGGTGATGGCTCTTGTGAAAGTGGCAATCGCGGTTGTCACAATAGCGGCCATAGCGAAAGCGGCGTGTGCTCCTTCAAGCGTATGCGGTGTGGCGGGAGCGTCAATCACCCTGTCCTGCATCCTTGGTCGGGGCGTTACAGGTGTAACGCGACGTGTCAGGCGTACGGCGTACAGTTGTCACGAAGAAGGTGAAACGCCCAGCGAGACGAAGAGGATGGTGATGCGGTAGTGGCGAATATTTGTCATTCACGACAGGTGCTTACGAGCTTTGTCAGTCGTGCATGACGAAGCTGGCATGCTTGATGCCTTGGATGGAAGGCGTGACTACAACATCCAACAACACGCGGAGAGACGCCATGACCGCACGCACGCCAACTCAGATCGCTCAGCAATGGCTCGATGATTTCGAGTCCTCCCTGGCTCAGCGCGATATCGCCCGGGTTCTCTCGTTGTTTGGCGAGGAATGCTACTGGCGCGATTTGATCGCCTTCACCTGGAATCTCAAGACGTCGGAGGGCAAGGACGAGATCCAGTCGATGCTCGCGGCGACCCTCGAGCATGTCGCTCCCTCTCACTGGCAACTGGATGGTGAGGCCAGTGAGGCAGGCGGCATCGTCGAGGCCTGGTTCACCTTCGAGACCGCCGATGCACGCGGCAAGGGCTTGTTGCGCCTGAAGGAAGGGCGCTGCTGGACACTGTTGACCGCCATGCGCGAACTCAAGGAATTCCCCGAACCGCTGGGTATGCAACGCCCCAAGGGCGCCGAGCATGGTGCCAACAAGCAGCGTGAGACCTGGCTTGAGTCGCGTCAGCGCGAAGAGGCTGAGCTGGGCTACGAGCGCCAGCCGTATTGCGTGATCATCGGTGGTGGTCAGGGCGGCATCGGGCTGGCCGCAAGGCTCAGACAGATGGATGTGCCGACCATCGTGATCGACAAGAATCCGCGCGCGGGCGATGCCTGGCGCAATCGCTACAAGTCCCTGTGTCTGCATGATCCGGTGTGGTACGACCACATGCCTTACATCCCCTTCCCGGCAAACTGGCCGGTCTTCGCGCCCAAGGACAAGGTCGCGGACTGGCTGGAGATGTACACCAAGATCATGGAGCTCAATTACTGGAACTCCACGACCTGTGAGAGTGCTCAGTTCGATGAGGCGAGCGGCGAGTGGGTGGTCGAGGTGGTACGCGACGGCAAGCCCGTGACCTTGCGTCCCAAGCAGCTGGTGCTGGCCACAGGCATGTCGGGTATGCCCAATGTGCCGCACTTCCCGGGAGCTGAAACCTTCGAAGGTGAGCAGCAACACTCCAGCCAGCACCCGGGGCCGGATGCCTATCGTGGCAAGAAGGTGGTCGTGGTGGGCGCCAACAATTCCGCTCACGATATCTGCGCTGCGCTGTGGGAGCACGATGCAGACGTGACCATGCTGCAACGCTCCTCCACGCATGTGGTGAAGTCCAACTCGCTGATGGAAGAGGCGCTGGGGCCGCTCTATTCCGAGCAGGCGGTGCAGAGCGGTATCGACCACCACAAGGCGGACCTGATCTTTGCCTCGATTCCCTATCGGATACTGCCCGACTTCCAGCGGCCGATCTTCGATGCGATCCGTAAGCGCGACGCCGACTACTACCGCCGGTTGGAGGCGGCGGGGTTCCTGCTCGATTTCGGCGATGACGACTCGGGCCTGTTCCTGAAATACCTGCGCCGCGGCTCCGGCTACTACATCGATGTGGGCGCCTGTGAACTGGTCGCCAAGGGTGACATCAAGCTACGCAGTGGCGTTGGCATCGAGCGCATCAATCCGCGCTCGGTCACCTTGACCGATGGCTCGGAATTGCCCGCCGATCTGATCGTCTATGCCACCGGCTACGGCTCGATGAATGGCTGGGCGGCGCGAATCATCTCGCAGGAGGTCGCCGACAAGGTCGGCAAATGCTGGGGCATGGGCTCCGATACGCTCAAGGATCCCGGTCCCTGGGAGGGCGAGCTGCGCAACATGTGGAAGCCGACCCAGCAGCAGGCGTTATGGTTCCACGGCGGCAACCTGCACCAGTCCCGCCACTACTCCCAGTATCTGGCGCTGCAGCTCAAGGCGCGGCTCGAGGGTATCCCGACGCCGGTCTACGGCCTTCAGGAAGTCCACCACCTGAGCTGAGGCCAGTGGCGCTGGACCGTGTGCCAGCGTCATGGCAGCAGCGCAGCATTTGCAGATTTCAGTGAGAGATTCAGGAGACGACTCATGCAACTGAACGACAAGATTGCACTGGTGACAGGGGGCGGGCGCGGTATCGGTCAGGGGATCGCGCTGGCATTGGCCAAGGCGGGGGCAGACGTGGTGGTGGCGGATTTGGACCTCGCCATTGCTCGTGAGACAGCGGCGCAAGTGGAGGCACTGGGCAGACGGTGCCTGGTGCTGCAGGTCGATGTCGCGGATGCGGCATCCGTGCGGCGCTTGATCGAAGAGGCCGAAGCCGGACTTGGCCCACTTGATATCGCCGTCAACAATGCTGGCATCATCGGCATCCATTCCATCGATGCGCTGACAGTGGAGGAGTGGGACCGCGTCATGAACGTCAATGCGCGAGGCACCTTCCTATGCACTCAGGCCGAGGTCGCCGTGATGCGCTCACGCCGCGTCGGGCGGATCATCAACGTGGCCTCGATGGCCGGCAAGGTCGGCTTCCCTGACTTGTCGCACTACTGTGCCTCGAAGTTCGCCGTTATCGGCTTTACCAACGCCGTCGCCAAGGAAGTCGCAGCGGAAGGCATCACCGTCAATGCGATCTGCCCAGGCGTGGTGGGCACCGGCATGTGGCGGGGCGAGAGCGGGCTCTCGGCACGCTGGAGCGAAGAAGGTGAAAGCGAGCCCGCTGCATGGGAGCGCCTGCAGAAGAGCCTGCTGCCCCAGGGAGTCGCCCAGACACCTGAGGACATGGGGCAGCTGGTGGTCTACCTCGCCCAGGCCGAGCATGTGACAGGGCAGGCCATCGCCGTCGATGGTGGCTTCACGCTGTGAGTCAGGAATGAGCCAGCATTGAGTCAGCATAGAGAGCAA
It includes:
- a CDS encoding DEAD/DEAH box helicase, which translates into the protein MREILAKWVSDADALHHVERFGSPQLPLQLSYVRSRGDDYYISLVGELFDRLNEPYNDAVDWLRLGNAITQAGGIGGDDQATAYRGILEPEAAVLAAAAFYFGGYSASAYLTLKTANPDALGEIQQACYELLARPSTIKSTRVSALVGAVLRGNLDAIREQSNQAAEMEESALNIDPDEWVGWRLFRRILSRFEETNIRAVLPDGASEFWDPLVRSFLNRNPPVWDFFPSQVDAIKSGLLGGDNSYSIQMPTGAGKTALSETLLFYHLNQHPEDVAILLVPYRSLAAELRGSLVKRLAHMGLPARCVYGGTVPTGDEIRNLDNTRAIVATPEALSGLLSTEPDFFARVSLVICDEGHLLDGEARGVGLELLLARMRAREIGPPKFVFVSAIVPNIEEINTWLDGTDETVVRSDYRPALAEFAVLKVAGKNSSTRVALQLHPHHAASSFSIEHFLSHDDFRYRNTSTGRLNTYSFNSVKTQAIAAARKALSMGAVAVFAANKRGNQGAVGLASELLVQLAHPLQVPTPMQYVQDVAKLQAAVEYFTLEYGASWVGTRALDAGAVLHHGDIPQESREVVEALVRAGDVRLAICTSTLAEGVNLPIRTLVLYSVQRRSPNGAPENLLARDIKNLVGRAGRAGATTKGLVICANPRQWPLVAPVAQQQPGERVNGALLELMRRLQSALNQHNLTLTNDILEGETALHTLIDGIDSTLIDLAAEELGEDELVRIAADLSIQTFAARQAEPDTTDFMKQVFELRAQRVAEIKQAGRLVWIRETGTSARMLESVETKLLPMRERWDDIEVPTDPELAEVLLTWAWDLPEMAEAVKELYRGVPPVRSEFIRVLEGWIDGQPLIELARRAGIDIDEMLGVHARVISYVLQVAVEQGVGLLKKLLEAGDRELAQAVVDFPEHLRFGVPTAAAKVLAAGGVRHRRAAVALGRSPELGTLVDRAAVFSTARHLLDDREQWLPAMGRLVLENTLEDLQNPSIFDDE
- a CDS encoding flavin reductase family protein, which gives rise to MSLSDTETKADTTIDPASFREALGHFASGITIITTQVDDEPIGFTCQSFYSVSMNPPLVSFSVKASSFSYPKIRQAERFAVNILSSEQSHVSNQFAMRGADKWQGIDWQLSPLGNPVINDSLHWLDCKIHAEYPAGDHLIVIGEVKGMNLDVAGTARPLLYFKGTYGGLAGGE
- a CDS encoding methionine synthase translates to MTRLLPTSTAGSLPKPSWLAEPEALWSPWKLEGEALVAGKQDALRVSLQEQQHAGIDIVSDGEQSRQHFVTTFIEHLNGVDFEKRETVKIRDRYEASVPSVVGPVSRQKPVFVEDAKFLRSQTDQPIKWALPGPMTMVDTLFDGHYKSREKLAWEFAKILNEEAKELEAAGVDIIQFDEPAFNVFFDEVNEWGIATLERAIEGLKCETAVHICYGYGIKANTDWKSTLGSEWRQYEEAFPKLQQSNIDIVSLECHNSHVPMELIELIRGKKVMVGAIDVANNTIETPEEVAETLRKALKFVDADKLYPCTNCGMAPLSREVARGKLQALSAGAAIVRKELEAQR
- a CDS encoding DUF1852 domain-containing protein, which translates into the protein MSNEFGFSINSLRFDENYVPAENTRLTTNFANLARGESRQQNLRNTLNMINNRFNALANWDNPKGDRYSVELDIISVELNLDAARSDNALPIIEILQTTIVDHLTNQRIDGVTGNNFSSYVRDYDFSVRLLEHNKGKDSFSVPEQFGVLHGNLFQAFVGSAAYKECFKKPPVICISVSTTKTYEQTENVHPILGVEYRQDDDSLTDEYFNKMGLKVRYFMPPGSVAPLAFYHTGDLLNDYSNLELISTISTMDTFQKIYRPEVYNANSVAGKSYQASLKQQDHSLTRIVYDREERSQLAIEQGKFVEESFIKPYQNLLEQWSANWSANR
- a CDS encoding sigma-54-dependent Fis family transcriptional regulator, producing the protein MIRQLETMQPDKRQHIRTLMQLGEGRDVFPETQRDVIRRSWQRCLEEYQLDPSRPRPVRVLTQQALRDHQESADELLHVARAGVERLYSQIAQHGYALILTDQRGIAVDFRGQRDQLSELRRAGLYLGSDWNERYAGTSAAGTCLHDGAAVTCHQREHFDATHIDLTCTAAPITDPQGRVIAALDISALKSPRPQESQTFALSLVTLHARMIEDAYFLHRYRDCLILRFDTAREFVHLNGRGLFAIQEDGKVIAANHEGRRLIDAHLERWPPWTVSTLPAVTQLFDGELNELLSIPHANRDQIRAFRLRADDATVFVTLIEPRGYPVKAIPTVSQQDDPVPELDQLAGDDPSMHRLLKLARRMRHENVSILIRGETGTGKEVLARALHDSGPRAKAPFVAVNCAAIPESLIESELFGYLPGAFTGGRPKGMRGLIQQADGGTLFLDEIGDMPLPLQSRLLRVLAEREVSPLGAETPIKVDIRVITATHRDVTELIASGQFREDLYYRLNGAELLLPALRERADRHYLIRKLHAELQAEREQSLHLRADTISALLSHHWPGNIRQLRNAIAFAMATAEGDEITLHDLPEICQANTGSACGTTSPFAASSLVASSGSSSTGSPTFTSAEAGTEAGELLELLRHTDWNISQVARQLGVSRPTIYRRMRRHGLVAPNHQPLAS
- a CDS encoding NAD(P)/FAD-dependent oxidoreductase; translation: MTARTPTQIAQQWLDDFESSLAQRDIARVLSLFGEECYWRDLIAFTWNLKTSEGKDEIQSMLAATLEHVAPSHWQLDGEASEAGGIVEAWFTFETADARGKGLLRLKEGRCWTLLTAMRELKEFPEPLGMQRPKGAEHGANKQRETWLESRQREEAELGYERQPYCVIIGGGQGGIGLAARLRQMDVPTIVIDKNPRAGDAWRNRYKSLCLHDPVWYDHMPYIPFPANWPVFAPKDKVADWLEMYTKIMELNYWNSTTCESAQFDEASGEWVVEVVRDGKPVTLRPKQLVLATGMSGMPNVPHFPGAETFEGEQQHSSQHPGPDAYRGKKVVVVGANNSAHDICAALWEHDADVTMLQRSSTHVVKSNSLMEEALGPLYSEQAVQSGIDHHKADLIFASIPYRILPDFQRPIFDAIRKRDADYYRRLEAAGFLLDFGDDDSGLFLKYLRRGSGYYIDVGACELVAKGDIKLRSGVGIERINPRSVTLTDGSELPADLIVYATGYGSMNGWAARIISQEVADKVGKCWGMGSDTLKDPGPWEGELRNMWKPTQQQALWFHGGNLHQSRHYSQYLALQLKARLEGIPTPVYGLQEVHHLS